TTCCACTTGAAATCTCTCCCTTAGCATCCATGTCGTAGGTTCCCACGTTCCACACAAAAGCCTGTATTAAGTTCACGCCGCCTTTATACCGGTCACCGAACGGACAGTAAACAGGTTTCCTCCGAACTAATCCTGAGTTAACGACCCCCCTCAGTTTTGATGACATCTCTACGCTTTCGATACTTCATCAGCGGTTCAATGGTTTTCGTCTCCTTAATACATACCTGACAGAGTCATGCTCTGCCTTTTCCCCTAACGCTCAATACCATAGCTTTTGACTATAGCACCTTAGGGCGGTTTGCAATCTCTACCTGTATAGCGATTGCGAGAGGCCTTCTCTCATCTTATGTGCAGCATAGCTTACAAAGTTTACTTCTTAAGCACACTTCGTTTGCTTTCGTGGCACACGGTCATCAGCATACCTAACTATGTAGCCTTCTTTTAAGTGTGTGCGCTTTTTTGCGAGAAGTTGACCTTCTCTGGTCTTAAAAGATTTATGGAGAGGGAATAGTTCCCACTGATTCGCTACCCATTGGTCCAATTCATTCAGTACAATATTAGACAATAATGGCGAAATCAAGCCTCCTTGCGGAGAACCTTTTGTTGGAATACCTTCTCCATCTATTTCAGCTTTTAACATTTTGGATATACAGGCAAGAACCTGTCTATCTTGAATACCTAAATTCCATAGCTGCTTAATAAGTAAGGAATGATTGATATTATCAAAGAACCCTTTGATATCAACGTCTACAACGTAATGAAGTTTCGACTGATTAACTAGAAATTGAATTCTTGCCATTGCATGATGAGTAGACCGTTGAGGTCTAAATCCGTAGCTATGATTATAAAAATGAGCCTCTGCAATAGGTTCTAAGACTTGCTTAAAACACTGTTGTATAATTCTATCTAGAATACATGGAATACCTAATGGTCGCATCTTGCCATTATCTTTTTCGATCAGTTTACGTCTAACTTTCTTTGGGCGATAATTATTAAGCTTACTTTGTATTTCTTCTATTAATTCGTTCTCTGATTGTTTCTCTATGTCTACAATAGTTTTACCATCTGTTCCAGGGGTCTTCGACCCTTTATTTGACTTAATTGTTCGATACGCTAATAAAATGTTATTCCTCGACGTGATGATGTCGTATAGAGAGTGGAATGATTCTTTATCTTTGGCTCGTTCATGTAAGTCTGTAAAGGTATCTGTCATCCCATAATAATCCCAATATCGGAGAGCTTGCACTGTGGCATCATTCCTCTTTGAAGTGATGTTCCCACGTTCTTACCCGACCGGTGCAATGCACAATTGAAAAATAATTATTACTTATCACTAGACTTGGGGCTGTTCCTCCACCTCCATTACAGAGGTATCACTGGTCGTACCCCTACCCTCATAAGGACAAATACATTTCACCATAAGGCTTATAGCAACCGTTTCGGGTGACAGCCCTTGAATCAACGTTCCTTACTTTCCAAGTACCTTTCAACGTAGCTATACATTCTAAACGTAGGTGCTTCCTTTAAGCCTGTGAACTGGATACCGCCATTGTTCGGTATAGTGTATTTCAGAGGGTGCATTTTTACTTTACACCGTTCACCCCATCGTTTGATGGTACACAAGTTTCCTCATGTTCTAACTTTAGACCCGTACCTTCGGAAAATTCGTCAGTTCCTTTTCATGGGAACTATTCTCACCATATCTAGTTTTTCAGCCATGCGGTCTATCCTTCGGCATACCTTTTCCTTAAGAATGGCTTTAGCCTAGTTCAACCGAATCTACCTGTGCTTCACACCCCATAACCAGTCAATCAGGACGCATGCAGGAGTATTGATGGGATAGTTTCAGGAAACATGGCTCCATCATTCCTATCCTCCGTTGTAAAGTTAAAATTTATTTTTATAAATCTCCTGTATTTTCACGCCAGAAGGCGCTTATAACAGAACTTGTCGCGCGCACCCGTTAGTTTAAGTACATTTATTCACATACTTATAAAACTACTTTATTATTAAGGCTGTTTGTATCCTTTAAGTACTTCACTGTTAGTATTTCTCGATCTTTATTTTTATTTTCATTTTTATTTTTTCTTCGCTAATTTTTACTGTTTCTGTTTCAGAAACATTCTTAATAGAATCTTCAACTATTTGTTGAATCAACGTATCATCAATTTTTGCATCCTTCGGGAAACCTACTGAAACTGTTATTTCATCAGTACCACCAATGCTTATCTCAGCGTGTCAAAAGTCCAGTTATACAACAGTTGAAAGTCTAAGAAGTGCATAAGAAAAGACCTTAATTTAAGGTCTCGGTTTAACTGCTATTCCATTAAATCAATTATCTTGTTAGTTGATTCTTCTGGGAGAATATAAATGGTGTGTGTATCATCCGTTTTCATTAAGGTGCTTTCTTCAAACAAACCACCCAACCACAGATGAAAACTTTGTTTGTCTTCATTTTCATAGACAATATCCACATAAAACTCTGGATTAGCCATATTTACTATGCCATTTTCTTTTACAGCACTTGAAAATACGCTTCTCAAAACTCCAATAGAGAAATCATCATCAAAAACGGTTGCACTATTTCCTTTTGATTTTGAAATGCTGACCTTTTTAATTTCTCCATCAAGTATCAGTATTTCATTATCTTCTGGTTGTTGTTCTGATGGCTCCTGTTCAGTGGTTTCCTTATCTGAATTTATTATAGTACTATCCTTTGATTCGCAACCTAGAAGGATAACGGACATAAAAGCCAATGATAAAACAAGCAACATAATTTTCTTCATATACTATTACCTCCAATCGTATTATATTTACTATTCAAGTTAGACGAATCAAGTCCTTTTAATGTTTCAAAATTTATTCTATTTTAACAATTGTTAAATCTTATACCAATTTTTATTAAATAACAACAATCTTTATGAAAACAGCCTAATATTATTCAACTAAACTGCTGCGTTAGTTGAACAAGCACTCTCTCTTTTATTACGCACTATGTTCGAACTGTGAACTAATCCTTTTCCATTACAATCTTTAATCTGTATCCTAATGCTTCTGCTAATTTATATAAAGTCGAAAATGATGGTATATCAACACCATTTTCTATTCTGGAAATAGTCTTTTGTGCTACACCAGATAACTCTGACAATTCTCTTTGCGACATCTTTCTACCTGTTCTTTCTTCTGTTAAATCACCAACAAGTTCAAGTTTAGCGTATAATTCACCATCAGTTTCTTTCAAATCTTCTTTGATTTCTTCAAAAGTACTCATAAAATATTCACTCCTTCGTGGTTTATGTCAAATGCGACATAAAAAAATACTTCTCTTATTCAACTAAACTGCTGCGTTAGTTCAATAAGAAAAAAGAGTTACCTAAGCACCCCCACCTTCATAAGGAGCAATTACACCTTTAATGAGCTTTAACTTTTAAATCATTGCCTGCATCTTTTTTACCTTCATATATTACATTATCCTCATATGACAAATCGAAGTCCGCATTGTAGATGTCCCAAATATCATTATTGTTTGAATGAGTTGCTATAATGTCTAATATTTTCTTAAACTGATTAGTTGCTTCTTCATTTGTAGGAGGCTCTTTGAGGAGAAGCCTAAACTTAATAATTTTTTCCCCGTCAAACGCTGAAACGCATTCAATACCTTCCTTCTTAAATTCCTCCTCTGATTTTGTTAGTGCTTCACCAATATTTATCTTAGGATGTTGGTTACATCCACTTAAAAAGAAAGATAAAAATAAAATAACAAATACAAATTTTGAAGAATTTTTCATCACTGATAATCTCCTCCATTAATTTAACACCAGAATTTTGTATTCTACTAAACTGCTGCGTTAGTAAAAAGGGCTTTACTCCTTATTGAAGTAAAGCACCCGTTAGCTAAAAAACTATCTTTTATCAGAGAATATTTTAATCGTCCCAAATACTAATAAAACTAACCCTAGAATTAATAAGATACCCACGAAGAAATTATCAAAGATACCAGGCATACTAGGTTCACTAGGAAACGAACCACTCCCATTCAGTCTCACAGGAAAACTTTCACTAGCGTATTGAAAGACAGAGATAAATCTTTCCACAGTAAATAAAATCCCACTTAATGCTATTAGTCCAATTCCCGAAAAAAAACTAATCTTCCCCATTTTTCCGTCCACCCCTTCTCTCGTAATTTTTTTAATTGTATTAATAGCTTATTGAACTAACCTGCACCGTTAGTGAAAAATAGCTTATGTCTATAATTCTATTAAGTTGGCAATAATCCTTTTAATAGTACTATTTTAGGGGGAATGGATTTGTTACTGTCAAAAGCATGGGCTTCGTTTGAAGCGGAAAAGCGAATTGAGGGCTTATTAGTCGTTTCATTAAGCGCAACAAGTTTCCTGGAACTTGTTCCGTTCCGTTTTCCCTACAATTAATAAAATCTTGGTCATGATATTCCTCCCCAAATCTTTCTTTCCGGATTCGCTGCTGTTTTTGATGTTTTAATAATTCATCAATTAGAATTTCCGGGATTGGGATTTCTCGTTTCGAATTTTTGGTCTTAAGCATAGTAAAAAAATATCCCTTCTGTGGTTGCCGTCTTGATCATGCAAGTTGGATTTGAGGAAAGCACAGCTGGATTAATTGCAGAAGTATTTTTATCTTCGGTTTGTAATGTAACGGGGACAATGGTTAATTTTTGTTGCGGCATACAAAAACTCCCCCCTTTATTTGATACATGTATCGTACCAAAGAGGTGCTGTAGCTTTGTATGCGTTGTTTGAATGGGGGCTTACCATACAAATGGGATAAAGGGTAAAATAAAGTTATTAAGTTATTTAATAAGGGGGTCTCGCCAACATTAAGCATTTTTTACGGTAAGCAAGTTTTGAAGCGAAAAATAGGCTATTTTTTGCACGCTAAGGAAGTTCCAAATAGGTTTTTCTGACACTTTAATTTTGGAACGCATTTTGGTGCTACTATTTGGGATCAATTTATTCCAAATTGTAGCAGGGCCATAAACGGCCATTGGAACATTCCTTTGTTAAAGTGTTTTCCGATTGAAATACTCTTCTGGCTACTTCACCAATAACCATTCGGCAAAAACTGAATCATCATTTAAACGAAAATAGTGCTCCGTAAATCTTATAAACTCTTTGGAATCTACCTCTTTAAATTGATAGTACTGATAGTAGATTCTTAAAAACTTTTCAGCCTCTTTTAACCCACCTCTCCCTTCAAACAAACTCCATAGCATTACAGAAGATTTTCCGTATATATAGGAACTTTGCTTACCTTCTTCGTACTCATCCAAAGGAAGGTTTACTGGTAATGGATCTAAGTTTTGTATCGCTGCGTACATCGAACTATAAGGTACTTCTTCGTTATTTGTTGAATGAATATATAATTCTGTTGCAAAATCAGCAAAACCTTCATCTAACCATGCATCGTGGTAAGGATCATTGCTGATTATTCCATAAAACCACTGATGAGCAATTTCATGAATAACTGTCTTTTTTAATAATTTAGGTTCTAAGGGTTTATTGTTATAAATGGAGTTTGCGGTAACAATCCCGGGATACTCCATACCTAATCCATCTATCACAATGTCCAGTTGGGAAAATGGGTAAGGGCCAATATTCTTTTGAAAATAACTTAACGCATCTGAAGCCACTTCACTAATTTCCTTGTATAAATCTTCTTTATCTTCGAATCCAAACACTCTTATATTTACATTTTCCTCCTGTTTCTGAATAACCTTTGGGTCTTTGAGGATTGCTATAAAAACCTCTTTAACATTATTTACTTCAAATGATCCCATAGATTTACCCGGATATACATCGTTCTCGCTTGTAGAAGCAAAGGTATAACCTTTAGGGATATCATATGATACTTTAAAATTACTGAATCCATTATGGTATGTTTCTCCCCTGAATCTGTATTCCTCTTTATTCCAATTATGATTCCTATATGTAGCAACCATTGGATAGAATTGAGCTAAATGGTAATTTTCATTGCTTTTAGTAAACCTCAATCCTCCTTCGGGAAGAGTGAATTCGTAGGAAAATTCCACCTTTACTTCATCTCCTGGCCCTATTGACGACTTTAAAGGAACAGTTAGTTTATCTTTATTCAAGGTATATTTCATTGGTATTTTCTCCACAACTACTTTTTTAAATTGAAGTCTTGCCGGAACATCTAATGAATAATTTAATTTTTCCGATGTGGCTTTTGTAAATATATTTGGAATAAAATAAAAAACCAACTCATTCCAAGCATCTTCAGATGTATTCTTAATGTTAATATTTGCATCTACCTCAAACTCTCCCACACTACTCATCTTTAAATTAATATCGTATTTCGTATAATTGCCAGCAGGAACACTCCTTGGAAAAAACGAGGTTCTATCTAATGAAGAAGTAACCTTCCCTTTACTTGTACCTTTATCCATTTCACACCCCGTTAAAAAATAGCATGTCAATAATATCACGGAAATTAGAAAATATAGATACTTGTACACTTTCACCACCCCAACTTTCATTCCACATTTTGTATTTAAGATATAAAGGGTTGTATGTTTGGAATAAGCGACTGCCATTCCGCTCCCCCTGTTCTCTTATTGCTTCTTAAACTAACCTGCTGCGTTAGTTCAATAAGAAAATGGTGCTTAACCCCTAATTAAAGTAAAGCACCCGTTAGTGAAAATAACTATATATTATTACGATAAATCCCAACGTGAAGAAAATACCTCTTATTATAAGGGAACGTCTTACATATGCCTCATCTACTTTAGGTTCCTCAGTATATGCAGGTTGAAACCACAAACGAATAGCCTTAGTTGGATTTATATATTGCCAAATCGAAATAGCATAGAATGCAATCACAACGATAAAAAATAAAATTGTTTTAAACATATAATTCCCTCCCGCCCCGTTACTTTAATACGTTTGAAACGAATAAAGGTTCCATTTTTAAGTAAATATTCCATTTGTAATTATCGAAAATGTATTTTGCTTGTTCAACTAAACTGCGTCTTTAGTTGAATAAGAACCTTAAATACTAACCTACATTTATTAGAGAATAGAAAGCGATAATACCCAAATTACAATTAATTTTCTTATTTCTTCCTGAAGAAATAAATCGGAACCCAAAAAATGGTGTTAGTATTTTCAATTCACTTACTTTTTTAATTTCTTCTCTTTAATAAATAACTGAATAGATGTAATTATTGCTATAACTGAGATTGCAATAGCATATATTACTGTTTGTGTGAGTCGGGAATCATATTGAAAGTTTCTATATTTCATACCGTTATATGTCCATATATGAACAGTTAACAGAAAAATAGGTACTAAAAGTAGAATATACTTAAACATAAGAAACACCCCCCTCTAACTTATTAATTTCTCCGTCCCATTTAATTTTCCCTTCTTAAACTAAACTGCAGCGTTAGTTCAATAAGAAAATGGTGCTTAACCCCTAATTAAAGTAAAGCACCCGTTAGTGAAAATAACTATATATTATTACGATAAATCCCAACGTGAAGAAAATACCTCTTATTATAAGGGAACGTCTTACATATGCCTCATCTACTTTAGGTTCCTCAGTATATGCAGGTTGAAACCACAAACGAATAGCCTTAGTTGGATTTATATATTGCCAAATCGAAATAGCATAGAATGCAATCACAACGATAAAAAATAAAATTGTTTTAAACATATAATTCCCTCCCGCCCCGTTACTTTAATACGTTTGAAACGAATTAAGGTTCCATTTTTAAGCAAATATTCCATTTTTAATTATCGAAAATGTATTTTGCTTGTTCAACTAAACTGCAGCGTTAGTAAAAAAGGCTTTACTCCTTATTGAAGTAAAGCACCCGTTAGTTTAAAAGTGGAAAAATATTTATTGAAAGTCAATAATAATCAATGGAAACACAAAAATAACGGGTAATATAAAGACCAAAAATAGCCCTGTAAACAAGAAGGTTATAAATCTTTTTCTATCTAAACCAATCCTTAATTCCCAAAGTCCCAAACATATTGAATACAAACCCAACAACATACTAATCATTGGTAATATTACCATATAGATACCCATTTCATTTCTCCCTTTAATAATATCGTTTTTATATGTATCTCATTGGACTGACATAATCCCTTTACTTTAATACGTTTGGCATAAATAGAAGTTCCAATATTAAGTAAATTATCCATTTGATATTAACAAAAATCCAGTTCTGCTTATTCAACTAACCTGCGCCGTTAGTTGAATATTCGGATACCGAAACTTTTAACTATTATTGTACCTCAATTGAAAAAACTACGCTCTAGCATTTTTTTAAACAGTTCGTAAAAGTACACTTACACAGACTAAAAGGGAGAGAAGATGCAGTAGTATTCGCATCTTCTCTCCTTCTGTCTTCAATAAACTTCTGATAAGTACTGATATGTAAACCAATACCCTCTTATTGTCATCTTTGATTTGGAATAAATGTTGTTTAGTGAAATAAATTAGTTTGCTTTTAATGATAACAAGCCGAATTATTCCGTTCGAAATGCGGCTATTCCAAAAATTAGTGGTTTACTTTTATTTACAAACTCGTGTAAATAAACAGAGCTTAAAGGGCAACGAGTTCTGCGAGCTTGGCCGCGACATCTGCCATTGATTCTTCCTCTGTATCCAGACCACTTCGCGATGCGAGCAGGGGACTGACATCACGGAGAGCTTCATAAGTTGTCTCGTGTACAATCGGAATGAGGCGATCGCTAGCGAGTAGTGCCGAAAGTTCTTTGTCGGCGACGCCTCCTTTTGGGAGACGTTTTAGCATTGCAGGAGTCACCAGCACAAGCCCGACTCGTGAGTTTGCCAAACCCCTGTCTATTGCACGAAGTAACGGCGCCCCGAGATCAACGTCCTTCTCGCTGAACCAGACGGAGACGTCATTAGACTCAAGCAGATCGTGCAGCTCCTTCGCAGCTCCTTTACGGTCGTCCCACGCGTGGCAGAGGAAGACATCCCGAAGGTCTCGCTCTGCCAAATCTTCGACTTTATCACGGACTGGTGTGAGTGCTTTAACTTCTTGAGGTGTGTAAAATACAGACGAACCTGCTTTTGACCATCGTGGCTGTTTATTCCGGGTGGAAGCTCTGCTACTACTTCCGCTCCCCCCACTTCTAGCGGGCGGGGAATACGACGGAGCTGAGTATGAACTGTAGCCACGATAACCTCCACCGCATGCCGGGCAGTCGGCTGCGGCACCCGCTGTTCGATGTCCCCTTACTGGAGCCGTACATCTAGCCATGCCTTATCCCCCCCTAATTGAATGAGTATTGCTGACCCATTTATAATATCCATTTCAATTCCCTCCTTAGTTTTCGCTTAATTGCAATTTTTCGCTCAATCTCATCTATTGTATCAAATAAAATAAGGAAGCGTCGTATTATTCTCATTATGCAAACCTCTCCCATTTTTGAATAACTTTTTAAAAACAAGATTAGTTGTTTTATAAAGGTTTTTAGAAAAGTTGCACTTTTAAATCGTCTATGTATATAATCAAGTTAATAAAAGTTAACCGGTTAAGGAAGAGGTTTTACAAATGGAACAACAATCGATTTTTATTCTGGAAACGTACGAGCAATTGAAAGTCATTAGTGATCCGCTGCGCACCAAAATGCTCATTCATCTGGTGGAACAGCCTCATACTGGACAGATGCTCGCCCAAGAACTCAACCTTTCGCGAGCTAAAGTTCTCTATCATCTTCGAGAATTAGAGAAGTATGGAATCATTCAACTGGTCAGAAAAGAAGAGCGTCGAGGAAATATCCTGAAATTCTATCAGGCGGTCGCCAGAGGGTTTATTCCGGCCGACCATCTGCT
The nucleotide sequence above comes from Psychrobacillus glaciei. Encoded proteins:
- a CDS encoding reverse transcriptase domain-containing protein codes for the protein MTDTFTDLHERAKDKESFHSLYDIITSRNNILLAYRTIKSNKGSKTPGTDGKTIVDIEKQSENELIEEIQSKLNNYRPKKVRRKLIEKDNGKMRPLGIPCILDRIIQQCFKQVLEPIAEAHFYNHSYGFRPQRSTHHAMARIQFLVNQSKLHYVVDVDIKGFFDNINHSLLIKQLWNLGIQDRQVLACISKMLKAEIDGEGIPTKGSPQGGLISPLLSNIVLNELDQWVANQWELFPLHKSFKTREGQLLAKKRTHLKEGYIVRYADDRVPRKQTKCA
- a CDS encoding toll/interleukin-1 receptor domain-containing protein translates to MARCTAPVRGHRTAGAAADCPACGGGYRGYSSYSAPSYSPPARSGGSGSSSRASTRNKQPRWSKAGSSVFYTPQEVKALTPVRDKVEDLAERDLRDVFLCHAWDDRKGAAKELHDLLESNDVSVWFSEKDVDLGAPLLRAIDRGLANSRVGLVLVTPAMLKRLPKGGVADKELSALLASDRLIPIVHETTYEALRDVSPLLASRSGLDTEEESMADVAAKLAELVAL
- a CDS encoding IolE/MocC family protein, yielding MMKNSSKFVFVILFLSFFLSGCNQHPKINIGEALTKSEEEFKKEGIECVSAFDGEKIIKFRLLLKEPPTNEEATNQFKKILDIIATHSNNNDIWDIYNADFDLSYEDNVIYEGKKDAGNDLKVKAH
- a CDS encoding M1 family metallopeptidase codes for the protein MDKGTSKGKVTSSLDRTSFFPRSVPAGNYTKYDINLKMSSVGEFEVDANINIKNTSEDAWNELVFYFIPNIFTKATSEKLNYSLDVPARLQFKKVVVEKIPMKYTLNKDKLTVPLKSSIGPGDEVKVEFSYEFTLPEGGLRFTKSNENYHLAQFYPMVATYRNHNWNKEEYRFRGETYHNGFSNFKVSYDIPKGYTFASTSENDVYPGKSMGSFEVNNVKEVFIAILKDPKVIQKQEENVNIRVFGFEDKEDLYKEISEVASDALSYFQKNIGPYPFSQLDIVIDGLGMEYPGIVTANSIYNNKPLEPKLLKKTVIHEIAHQWFYGIISNDPYHDAWLDEGFADFATELYIHSTNNEEVPYSSMYAAIQNLDPLPVNLPLDEYEEGKQSSYIYGKSSVMLWSLFEGRGGLKEAEKFLRIYYQYYQFKEVDSKEFIRFTEHYFRLNDDSVFAEWLLVK
- a CDS encoding helix-turn-helix domain-containing protein; this translates as MSTFEEIKEDLKETDGELYAKLELVGDLTEERTGRKMSQRELSELSGVAQKTISRIENGVDIPSFSTLYKLAEALGYRLKIVMEKD